A genomic window from Solanum dulcamara chromosome 11, daSolDulc1.2, whole genome shotgun sequence includes:
- the LOC129872094 gene encoding uncharacterized protein LOC129872094 yields MFLKSMMPSPDSSVRSKVQVGKLMALLLIAQSVSIGNPETLQPLSSNVLPIEDDFLDNKFSASASFRYKTDCLLGSGWEDESSLAGRSTEDASFRESLELDHSANVMHERRKPFMRNTEA; encoded by the coding sequence ATGTTTCTAAAAAGCATGATGCCGAGTCCAGATTCCTCTGTCAGATCGAAAGTTCAAGTCGGTAAATTGATGGCTCTCTTGCTCATTGCACAGTCAGTGTCAATTGGAAATCCAGAAACTCTGCAACCCCTTTCATCTAATGTTTTGCCTATAGAGGATGATTTCCTGGATAACAAATTCAGTGCTTCAGCTAGCTTCAGGTATAAAACAGACTGCCTGTTAGGTTCAGGATGGGAGGATGAGTCTAGTTTAGCTGGCAGATCAACGGAGGATGCCTCATTTAGGGAGTCTCTTGAACTTGATCACAGTGCAAATGTGATGCATGAGAGAAGGAAACCATTTATGCGGAACACAGAAGCCTGA